The following coding sequences are from one Procambarus clarkii isolate CNS0578487 chromosome 86, FALCON_Pclarkii_2.0, whole genome shotgun sequence window:
- the ssp7 gene encoding uncharacterized protein ssp7 isoform X2: MGHLLRVAVLATCLSLVMAAVSVMRAQDPSVGRLVWRLRVISQRLTTPNLTPSAVRMLSALNICKINVVNCDYDELGDEDEDDDDDDDDEDLVFNSKCPLFEIV; encoded by the exons ATGGGTCATCTCTTACGCGTGGCGGTGCTGGccacctgcctctccctcgtCATGGCTGCCGTATCGGTTATGCGTGCTCAAGACCCAA GTGTGGGTCGATTGGTGTGGCGCCTCCGTGTTATCTCACAGAGATTGACGACTCCAAACCTCACCCCGAGTGCTGTCCGCATGCTGTCTGCCCTAAATATTTGCAAGATAAACGTGGTTAATTGTGACTATGATGAGCTGGGTGATGAAGacgaggatgatgatgatgatgatgatgatgaggattTGGTGTTTAATTCTAAATGTCCTTTATTTGAGATTGTTTGA
- the ssp7 gene encoding uncharacterized protein ssp7 isoform X1, with translation MGHLLRVAVLATCLSLVMAAVSVMRAQDPNNPDHCLVSVPFGTKWQAPGCATATCHGPPGDATVSYYSCGSIGVAPPCYLTEIDDSKPHPECCPHAVCPKYLQDKRG, from the exons ATGGGTCATCTCTTACGCGTGGCGGTGCTGGccacctgcctctccctcgtCATGGCTGCCGTATCGGTTATGCGTGCTCAAGACCCAA ACAACCCGGACCACTGCTTGGTGAGCGTGCCATTTGGCACCAAGTGGCAGGCACCAGGCTGCGCCACAGCCACCTGCCATGGCCCACCAGGGGACGCCACAGTCAGTTATTACTC GTGTGGGTCGATTGGTGTGGCGCCTCCGTGTTATCTCACAGAGATTGACGACTCCAAACCTCACCCCGAGTGCTGTCCGCATGCTGTCTGCCCTAAATATTTGCAAGATAAACGTGGTTAA
- the LOC138358789 gene encoding uncharacterized protein PF3D7_1409500-like, with the protein MTIQHVEGINAKLSTNRKINAKLSTNRKINGKLTTNRKINAKLSTNRKINAKLSTNRKIKAKLSTNRKINGKLSTNRKINAKLSTNRKINAKLSTNRKINGKLSTNRKINAKLSTNRKINAKLSTNRKINAKLSTNRKINAKLSTNRKINAKLTTNRKINGKLHQS; encoded by the coding sequence ATCAACGCCAAGCTCTCCACCAATCGTAAGATCAACGCCAAGCTCTCCACCAATCGTAAGATCAACGGCAAGCTCACCACCAATCGTAAGATCAACGCCAAGCTCTCCACCAATCGTAAGATCAACGCCAAGCTCTCTACCAATCGTAAGATCAAGGCCAAGCTCTCCACCAATCGTAAGATCAACGGCAAGCTCTCCACCAATCGTAAGATCAACGCCAAGCTCTCCACCAATCGTAAGATCAACGCCAAGCTCTCCACCAATCGTAAGATCAACGGCAAGCTCTCCACCAATCGTAAGATCAACGCCAAGCTCTCCACCAATCGTAAGATCAACGCCAAGCTCTCCACCAATCGTAAGATCAACGCCAAGCTCTCCACCAATCGTAAGATCAACGCCAAGCTCTCCACCAATCGTAAGATCAACGCCAAGCTCACCACCAATCGTAAGATCAACGGCAAGCTCCACCAATCGTAA